Sequence from the Cuculus canorus isolate bCucCan1 chromosome 24, bCucCan1.pri, whole genome shotgun sequence genome:
AGTTCTGCATCTCCTGATTTCAGAGGGAGTTGTGGATATGATGGTATTTCCccctcaaagaaaaaagatcagtttggtttttttttttaagtagggTTCGTCTTGTCTGGCTCAGTGATCCTTTTGCTCCTTGTGCAGTTTGGTTACACCAGCCTCAGCTGCctgctgttgtttctttgtcttcctctgGCACACTTGCCTTTGCAATATTCCAAATGCTTCCCCACGCATTCATCTGACGGTGGGTGCTTCAGACAGGTGCCAGTCGCATCTGTCTTTGGTTGCGTTTTCTGCATCCACAGTTAAAGCTAAACTTAGCCTTTCCCCTGGCTGCTTACTGACAGTATGCATAGGAGTAGAGAGAGGTATTGTGCCTTTGTTTCAGTGTCTACGGTTTGCCCTTTATGGACTTGAAAATACACTACATTTGTGTAAGTGCTTATTTCAGTAAGCTGCATTCTCTTTGTGCGCCCTTATGTAACAGTGCTTGTAACTTGAGTTACTTTAGGTCCAGCTTTTTGTAGTTGTTCTTAGTAGAAATGCAAAACCTGTTGACAGTACTGGTTTTTGTTTAGGTGGTATTGATTTTATTcaaattttgtgctttaaaagataaagtaaagcagtttgtttgtttgttttcccatctGTAGGTTTCTAGCAACAAACTCGCCATGAAGGATCACCCCTCGACTGGAAGTCAGGTCAAAGTGGAGCAATTATTTGAGGATTCTGGCAACAGAAGGAGCAGCACTCTTCAGTCTGCAGGGATTACTAGTTCAGAAAGATCTCTTCCTTCCCTGACAAGAGATAAAAGCATAGAGACCCTCAGCACTTCTAAAGGCGGTGGTAGCTCCTCAAAAGTACATAAAGCCATTTCCCAAGCTCCAGAGCAAGCTGTCAAACAGTACAAACATCATTTGTCTGCGTATGAGCAGCAAGAgatctttaatttttctgaaatttactTTGTGGGTCCAGGTGCAAAGAAGAGACAAGGAGTAATTGGTGGTCCCAACAACGGAGGGTACGATGATGACCAAGGCAGTTACATTCACGTGCCGCATGACCATCTTGCTTACCGGTATGAAGTGCTCAAAATCATTGGCAAGGGCAGTTTTGGACAAGTTGCTAAAGTCTATGATCACAAACTCCACCAACACTTAGCCTTAAAGATGGTTCGCAATGAAAAGAGATTCCATCGCcaagcagctgaagaaatcCGGATTCTGGAGCATCTGAAGAAGCAGGATAAAACGGGCAGTATGAATGTTATTCACATGCTGGAAAGCTTCACCTTTCGGAACCACATCTGTATGACTTTTGAACTCTTGAGTATGAACCTGTATGAGCTGATCAAAAGAAATAAGTTTCAGGGCTTCAGTATCCAGCTGGTACGCAAGTTTGCTCACTCTATACTGCAATGTCTGGATGCCCTGTATAGAAACAAGATCATCCACTGTGATTTGAAGCCAGAAAATATCCTCCTAAAACAGCAAGGGAGGAGTGGAATCAAGGTTATTGACTTTGGGTCCAGCTGTTTTGAGCACCAAAGAGTCTACACGTATATTCAGTCCCGATTTTATCGGGCACCAGAGGTAATTCTGGGAAGTCGCTATGGGATGCCCATAGACATGTGGAGTTTTGGCTGTATTCTGGTGGAGCTATTGACTGGATATCCTCTCTTTCCtggagaggatgagggagacCAATTGGCTTGTATGATGGAACTTCTTGGAATGCCACCTCAGAAGCTTTTGGATCAATCCAAGCGAGCCAAGAACTTCATCAACTCTAAGGGTCATCCTCGCTACTGCACTGTAACTACGCATGCAGATGGAAGAGTGACCCTCAATGGGAGTCGATCACGCCGGGGTAAAATCCGAGGTGCTCCAGGGAACAAAGACTGGGTGACAGCGCTGAAAGGCTGTGATGATCACTTGTTTATAGAGTTCTTAAGAGAATGTCTCAGCTGGGATCCTTCCACACGCATGACTCCGAGTCAGGCTTTAAGGCACCCTTGGATTTGTAAACGAACACCCAAACCTCCCAGCACTGATAAAGCCTCCAATAAACGGATATCCAGCTACACAACTTCTTTCACGGGAATAGGTTCCAAGTTGCCTCCTGTAGTTGGAGTAACGAGTAGGCTGAGGGCGAATTTAACATCTGACTCCAATGGCAGTATACCTCTATGTACTGTGCTACCCAAACTCGTCAGTTAATAGAGAACATTGTATGGCCCGAAGACATACtgtgtattttaattgtttgttAATAATGTGTAAGGAAGTTAAATACAGAGGTTTTTAATGGATTTACTTTTTATTAGAGGCGAAATCTTGACTATACAAGGTTCGGTCTAGATGTTCACATTCAAAGGGCTAACTTTTGTCCAGCTGTTTCACTCACAGTGTGGTGCGTATGACGTTACGGGGGAGGTCAGCTCAGCTTTTGAGTCAAACAACAGCTTGACAGGTGTGCTTTTTGATAATGCTGGTTTAGAAATCAAGCCATTCATTGTCAGGCCAGTTTAACGGATTCTTTTGTTTAAGACAGCAAgggaaattgttttaaaatacatattttcagttAATTCCCAACTGAACTCTTTTTATCTATtgtaaaaagcacaaaagtGTTGATGTAATGTGTTAGGAACTTGCAAATTGCTAGCTTAGGTTTGAAGGATTTGATTTTCTGTGCcgcttttctcttttctatccTGGCTGAAATTTGTAAAAATACCATGGGATGTAGACACCAAAGAAATTTGGAGTTGAAATTTTgccatctgcttttcttcccccccccccccccccccccccccaaaaagagCATAGAAACACCAGGGAACACAGGATATAGTGAAATAAAACTGCTAATGTTGGTACACTTGCTATTTCCCTTACAAGTCTATGGAAACCTGGTCAGGGAAGCCAGGATCAGGACTGGTCTGTCCAAGTGTGGGCCAGTTTGTCTGGGGTGATTAATCAGTTATGTTTCTTTGGAGCTCAGATTTAAATCATTGGCTCTgccaggtgtgtgtgtgttttcttgtgttgttCCCAAGACAAAACTGTTGAACTTAGAGCTGTTTATATCCACGATTGAGATTCTGGTCATttagaaaatatctttgtgtgtgtgtgtggagtgAATTCCATCGAATTACCTGGAGctcttttaagaaaaagcaaacatgcCAGCCCTGTCAGACAAGTAACAGTTTTTAAGGTCCAGGAGTGTAACTAGAAACTGAAGAGAGGGAGAACAGCTAATAATTGGAAGCGTACTCTGAAATTTAGGGATAATCTGTGAAATATCAGGGAAGACTGATAAAACGGACAGATCCAAATCAAAATACATTATGggaagaatttatttgtttctaattaTATTCCTCCAGGTCTTTGAGAGGGGCGTGCCAACGTTTTCTCATTCTTTAGATATCTGAAtttgtatttcctcttcttttatcTTCCATGAACATGAAAAGCTGGAGTGGCCTCTAATGACAACGGCACAGCTCCTTCGGGTCCTTCTTTCTTGCAGCCACATGGCCCAAGTCCATTTGCAGAAACATCTGATCTCTTGCCAGTCGCCTGGAcacaattttaaatacaatttagaGCTTTTATTAGCAGgaggtttttaatttaatgtgttTCTCTGTTGCAGGCTGTTACTGTTAAAACAGGGAGACTCGGTACACAAGCAAAGAGATTATTGGGGtgatttttaagataaaagaaCCCCACATTCGGTACAAGAGCAGCCCTTGGAGAAGATGGGGttgtgctttctctctctttaatGACAGCCCTGGGGAAGTGCTGGGTGGGGGCCTGGATAAAAAGTCACAGAGGCAGAGCCAAAGCTCCAAACTTTCCAAACTGTTGTTTAAACAGAGGTTCTTGGCTTAGATTCCAAGTTCTTTTGTTTTACAAGTGTAAATCCAATAAGCTTAGTAatgatattaaaataacagtCTAGCCTTTATCTGTGCAGCTACAAGCAATGCCAGCATGTATGGTATGTTCATGGCTCACTTCATAGGGATGCTGGAgtggtattttattttgctcagcTGAGAGAAGTTTTATTTGAATGGAGAATTAGGGAAGTGGATTTTGCgggaaggagcagaaaataCCACTATTTTAGTAGAATCTCTAAAAGATatagtttgttttcagaagccAGAAAtattctccttcctcctctgacCTTTAGTCTGTGCGTTTTTGTACAAAATACACCTGGTAAGTGAGGAGAGAGGAGTCTTTTGGGAGTAATAGCCAGTTAGGAAACATGCATGGAAAAGCACTTTATATACTGCAAGGTAACAGCAGCGTCTGGAgcctggcagaggcaggagagtGGTGGTGGGCTGGGAGCTGTACAGACAGGTCTCCCCTTAGGAACACAGTGCTGTCTTGGTTCTAAACCATTTTAATCTATATAATGCTAAATGTAGCATAATCACCCTGTGATTTCTGGGAACTGGGTGCTATTGAGGTGACTTCTGATGTAACAGCCCGTGTCATCTCTCTTAAGGCTGGTGCTGGAGAACTGCAGGAGGAGTCATTGCCTGGCAAGGATCTTACTTTTTATCTAGAAAATGCCTTCAGGGTGACCTGACTGCACCCGGTGCCCGTTACAAGTTGTGTGTGTGCTTAACACTGGATCTTTCTTACTTGGGACTACTCTCTTGTGAAATCTAGTGCATCGTTCCCTGTCTTGCTAATTCGGGTCCCTGCCTTCTATCACTAGAGTAggtgagaaggaagaggaagcgGCCTCAGAGGATTTTTGCTTTATTGCAAAGGATTTCTTCATAACCCAGGGTGTATAGCTGAGAATATTTTGGTCTTACTGCCAATCACTAAGTCccattttcttaatgaaatatttgctttcagtgaaTGGTTTGACCCAGTGTTCCCAAACTGGGAGAGCCCTTCAGGCGAGCTAATCAATCTCATATCTGGGAGAGAGCTGAGGAATTATTGGGCTCCTTAGGAATTAGGAATTGCCTAAAGCCGTGTGTGGGGTGATGGACCACGGCAATGCTGTTGGGTGGTGGTTTTAAAGGATGGTGGTCCTTGCAGTAGCTGTCTTCACTGAGATACAAACAGTCAAGTCCCAAACTCCCACTTTGTCCCTTGGAAAGCTAAATACTAATGAGGTCTGAAATTCCCAGAAGTCCATTGTTTTTCATAGTTGTGAAACTGGTTAGAATGTTAAAAGTCATCTAAATAGATGAATAGTGCAGCTTTTGATCTCGTGGTAACTCTGCTTTGTGAGTTTGTTGATGTGCCAGCACTGGAGCCTTTCCACTGGAACATCAGCCGTGTTCTTAGGAGTGAGTACAGAACAAATGCAAATTACTTGGATTTACAGCAAGGCAGACATTGCATTTATAAAAGTCACTCaaacttgttttaaatgttctttataATGTTCCCTCTGTTTTACTACACCGTTAGTCTCTTGTAAATAACGTGCTGTTTATTGTCTGTGGTTTTAGCTGTTCAGATTAGCAATAACTGTATATAAACCAATGACAAGGTGTGAGCATTAGATCTGCTGGATACGCATTGCCTTTACAGTTGGGTCCAAGTATTATCAGCCTGTCCGAGCTGCAAGGAGAAACTTGTTGTAGGGAAACTCGGTGGGACAGGGAAGTCGTCTTCACTGAACGGGTGAACTGGTTATTACCAGAGAGACACTCACCCAGGCTGCGTTTGGTTCTTTATGGGTTCGATCTCGCTAACGCTGGCTGCTGGATGTAAGGCTTGGTTCGCAGCAGTGACCTGATGATAGCGGTGTGAGTGCAGCAGATGCTCTTCACTAGGGCTTTCTGTCCTTCCCATCCCCTTGGATAGGAGCTCTAGCTGTCTGCTGACCTGAGAATTCAGAACAGCCTGACTGGAAAACTTTAAGGTGACTTTAAGGTGAGCGTGTTGCTCAATCTGGAGTTGTTTACCATCGTTGTGACCTGTTAGGATTCTGATGCAGCTGGAAACTTTCTAAGCAGCAGTTTCCCAGCAAAGGTTCTCTGTGATGGCcatcctctttaaaaaaaactaccTCTGAAATAACCCTAGGGCCCTTTTTGAAGGAAGATTCACTGCAGGCTACAGCTcgtctgatttttttcttgtttgatgCCACTAGGCGTTCTGGCTGTGAAATGCGTACATGATGATCTCAGCAATGTCTTGCTAATCCCAGCCAGACAAGTGAAAGGCTGATGCTGCACCCAGAGATCTCTGCTGAAATGATTGATACAAATCCCCTGCCTGCCAAAGTTGAATTCTGTTGTGGAAGTGGAGAGCCAAAATAATATGGAAAGATCTGCAGCACTTCTCTGCCGTAACCCGCGGAGGTGCAAAACAAACCATGCTGGAAGACTTTCCTAATGAAAAAATCCATAGCTTTTGCATTTGTTAAGTGCTCAGAGCTGTGGGGATCTGGCAGCTTCAAAAACTGGACATCatgggggctgcaggaaagctggagaggggctcttgatcaaggagtgcagggataggatgagggggagtggttttaagctgaaaggggacatttaggacattttttttgagttttttttgtttgtttttgctttaatttgatAGAGGTTTGGGGAAACGTATACGCTTCATACTTGCTCTGACAGAGCCCTCGCGTGTTCTAAAACATCGATATCTTCCAATTTTTTAACTCCTGCTGTAACACGTAAAACCCTTGGGTCATCGGGGCAGGCTTGGATAGGTGATCATCCCTGTGCTCGGCGGGTGCGGTGACGTTACTCAAATGCAGTTCTTGCAGAGGAGCTGACTGAGTCCGTACGGCTGTGCCACCCAAGAACAACCCATGTTCCCTCTACATAGTACTGTGCCTTATTATTTTACCAGCCTACATCTGTCTTGGTGCAATCAAATTACTATTCAGGGTTTCTTACACATTGCAGATGTTCATCCTCAATGTCAGTGTCTAAAGACTTTACAGGTTAGCCTTTTTATTGTAAATGTTGTGATGAGGTGTAATACAGTGGAGGATGTCACAAACATTCAAGGTGCATGTGATTATAACTCTGTGAAGGAATGCTTTGGAAAGAAGTCTGTCTCGAACTGTGTATCTCAATGTAATGAACAGATATTTCCTAAAGTTGTATTTCggttcatttttaaaagaaaataaatgcataattttCCTTAGCGACAGACTGGGCAAATTCCTAACAGAAGGACTTGGTTTAAAAAGGAAGTACGAGTTATTTCCCGATGGAATTGCCAGACACCACCTCTGTGGCATCCAACTAGAGGTTTTCAGGGAATTCTCAGTCTCTGAATAGATGATTTCAGTGCGTCTGTGCTAAACATGATGGGTGCTCTGCTCTGACAAATGTTCTCATTAACGGTGCTGTAATTAGAACATACTGAAGTTTGGTCATGACATTCTTCAGCCACCactttcttctccagcccacCAGAGATCTTTTTAAAGCCCAGAATCCCACTTATCCCTAGGCTGAAAGGAGAAATCCAGTAAGAGCCACTTAAGGAAGATTTGCTTTTATTAGAAACCTATAAATGGGTAACCTACTGTACCCGAGTGGATATTGGAATGGTTTGAAATGAAATCATCCTGCAATAAAAAGGTCTCTGGTTCTGACCGTGGTGGAACGGTCCGTGCAGAGAGTTCCCAGACAGCACCCAGTGGGGTTCCGTTCCCTGTTGTAATATGGGCAAACGGCAAAggtttgattaaaaaaaaggtttacagtctgaaaacagtaacaaaatacGTAGAAGCAGACACGCGAGGGCTCTTTGAATGTCTCTGGTTAGCGGGTGGGTTTGCACGTAGGTGGCCTGCAGGCAGCGCCTGCTCCAGCTCACACCGTTACTGGTTTTCCTGGGACAGTCTCCATCTGAGGGGTTTGTGACTGAGTGGTGTTTTCTCCGGCACAGCCCCTTGTTTTATAGAAACAAGTTTATCCCAGCCAAGCTGTGATGCTTATTGGTGTAACACGATAAGGTATTGTACCGCGGATTCTGCTGTTTGGAGCTGCTGTAACATGAAGCGCTGTTTCGTGCCAGCTAAGGAACGGGGGAATCCGATACTAAAGCTTTATTCCCATAATTCTACCCATCTACAGCAGTATAAAACCTGCATCTCCGAACTGTTGGACTGTGGGGGAGAAGCCCCGAGCAAAGGACCCGAAGCTCCGGTCAGGTTCCCCACCCATCGGTCGTTCCTGCCATTCATTCATTGCTGTGGTTTCTCGAAGGACAAATTAATTGGGAGGTTCTTGAATCATTTTGACGGGCAGAAAGAAGGGATTTCCTTGTGTTCAGCAATATTCCTTTCAGTTCAACGGATTTAACTTTTCAACCACTGCATAGTACGAGCATGATGCTGTTCCACATAGCAGATGGATTTAGCACAAAGTGCTTTAAGAAGCAGCTGCATCAGCCTGGCAAGTGGGATGTTGCTTAGCCCAAATGTGTCCGGCTTGATTTCTCTCTACCGGCATTTTAAAGACAGGCTGAGGGCTTTTTATAATCTAATTTATACTTGTCAGCCAAGGCTTTTCAGTGGTGGGTCGCTGTGTCGGAGCTTCAGATCTGGGTCTCCTGCTTGGCACGTTTCAAAGGGAcctgatttttctgaagatgaaTGCCAGGAACTTCCTAGCTCCATTCCAAAGGCGCTCAAAATTACGACTGAAAACTTTGGACATATCTtggggacctacaggaaagctggggaggggctcttggtcggggagtgcagggagaggataaggggaatggttttgagctgaaagaggggagattgagatgagatcttgaggGAAAATGTTTTGCGGTGAGattggggaggccctggaacagggtgcccggagcagtggtgaTGTCGATGGTCCTCACTCACGTCCTGCACCGCCCAGGGCTCTGCAAGGCAGGAATACCTTCCAAGCCTGTGCGCGTGTCCACCTTCTGCCCAACCACTGCCACAGCCCTGGGTGACAGTGACTCTAATAATGTTAATGACAGAAGCTGCCGTGCTCTCCAGCAGGTGTTGGTGATGGATGGCGTACATGGAATTCTATGGGAGGAGTGGGCAGCCAGCTGTAAAGTCATCAAACAGGAAAGGTCAAGCAAGTGATTTACACCAGAAGTTCTTTGCTCTCAAAGCCATAAGCACAGAATAAATACAGGCAAGAGAGCTGAGAGGGATATTTCTTTGTCGGAGGCTGAATCataagatcacagaatcatagagtggtttgggttggaagggacctcaaagcccatccagtcctacccctgccatgggcagggacacctccctctggatgaGGGgctcgaagccccatccaacctggcctggaacccctccagggataaACACAGCTCAGGAATCTCCGAGCTGTGAGCCGTCCATCCCCTGTATATCCCCCCTCACGATTCCCTTCGTTGCTTTGCCCTGTGTGGAGCCCAGGGATTGCGCCTTTGGAACCGTTTGGTCTTCATGCTGTCCGCTCGTGGGACAGAAAGGGGCTGGAGATGGGCAGCCCCTGGACTTGCCCAGCTCCTCAGCCCCTGCCTCCAGGCTTGGAATTCTGCAGGTGCCTGAAGAAATGTGCTTCTCACCCTCAGCTCCGTGCCGATACGATTTAGGCGCTTCATTTCCACGTAGAGAAACGTGGAAACAAGAGGGGTGGTTTATGGcatttctgcctctgctggAGGTGTCCTGCGGACGCTGTGCGGAACCCTGGGCACGAGGAGGGGGAAACCATGTTTTCCAGCACTTTCTAGAAGCTTACACCCCAGAGATCTtcaaaaaatgccttttccatATGGTCATTCCTAGGGGCGCAGGGAGGACCAGGGCAGGCACGCTGATCCCGTTGGTCCCTGAGTTgctgggaaaggcaggagagagcatgtgtgtttgtggggggggaggatggggaagcCGCTGGTTATTTTgggagctgcaagaggggagcAAACAGCCcagctttcattttccagcCAGCTGGTGCTGATTCAGGGTGTTTTTGCAGCGACAGTTGTGTGGAGCTGAGCCACCGCGCACTCGCTTACGCGCTGCAGTTCTGCACGCAGCAGCATTTTACCTCCCTCGTGGGCTCGTTTCTCACTGCATGGGCCACTGGTGGTGCTTTTAGGAGAAGCAATAACATGGCAGGAGGGTAAGGGAAAGCCAAGACCTCCACGCTggatttccttcttgatttCCCCAGACCAGTGCCATCACATGCTTTGCTCTAATTATTTCCAGACCCTTTTTCAGCTCTTGCAGGACTAAGCATGATCCTTTGACACATCCCCATGTGATGGGAAATGCACAAGAATAACACAAACCTTCGTAAAACTTCTTTGGtagttcttctttttttttctatcgTGCATCGTTCACGTTGTTAGGTCTAATTATAACTTTATGAGATGCTTTCCCAGGTTCTGGTCTTGTTCCATGGCCCTTTCTATGAACTGGTAAAGTTGCAGAAGGATGCTCAGCTTTCACATAGGACCACCACAAGTGCAGTTTTTGGTGGACCCCCTTTCAGTCATGCAgaacccatccctggaggtgttccaggccaggttggatgggccttgggcagacagatccagtgggaggtgtccctgcccatggcagaggggattgaaactggatgatctttaaggtcccttccgacccaaactcCTCTATGATGTTCCAAATACTGTAGTACAGCCAGGTTCAAGCCTGTACCTGCATCCTACCAGCTCAATTTTGCGCTGTATCCAGCGATTCTCCGTGCACACCAGCATCCAAAGCCTGTGGTGCAAGGAAGGGCAATACAGATGTTACAGGGGTCAGGGAGTCCCACATCTGCACGGAAATCCCGCTTGCAGCGCGGGGAGGCTCTGGGGCACAGCCTGGCGAGCTCACATCCCAACCAAAAACCCTTTGAAAGGTAAGCAAATCTTTTCcacccaaataaataaatacttctggcctcaaaataaaaataaaataagagcgATAGAGCTCACCTAGCTcctgttgctatttttttccagttgctacacaaacagttttatttctggctCTCACCACATGCCAGGTCCCAGCCTGCTGCAATGTAATCTCGTGTTATTGGCTTAAGCACGCCGGGGTGGATACGGTGGTTTCAGAGCAAAGCCTTTCCAGCACGGCCCCTGGCAGCTGCTCGCCCTCCCCCTGGCCACTTTTAGCCTGTTGCTCGGTGGCCCAAGTGTTTTTCCACCACGCACAAAAACCCAGATAAAGCCCTGTCAGCACTCCGCTGCCACCGGCGCCCAGAGGTGATGGGGAAGAGGTGATGAGGAGAGGTGAGGGCTGAGCCGGTGGGGCAGGAGGCTCGAGATGAGCCACCCCCAACCCCTTGTGTTGTCCCCCAGCCCCTGACCCCGGCCAGAGGCGCTGCAATGGTCCCTAAGCCCCAACTGCGACTCTTTGCACCAGTGCTGACCTTCAGCCTAACCATCTCTTTGGTGGCTCTGCCTTCCGCTGAGGTATCACTCACAGCCTCTTTGAGCCACGTTCTCACGGGGTTCAGGAGATCACACGCTTTTTTGTCTTCTCATGGGTTCCATCTTCCACTCCCCACACACCTTccctgcaggcagggcagggaaaaCTCACTGCTCATAAACCTGGGTCCTTTGGCTTCAATGAAGCCCAAGTGTTGGTGATTAGCAATTAATGCTGCTAATTGCCATGGAAGAAGGTTCTTCTCCTAGCAGGGAGTACCTGTGCTGCTGTAGAGAGGTGAGGTCTGCACCcttgcttccctgcagcccatcCCTGGGGGCTCTTTGGTGCTTTGAGCTCTGCTTCCAGGTAAGTTGTGGTCCCAGCAGCGAATCTTCTGTGGGTGGAAGCCAAGCAGTGGTGTGTaaaaatgctgttctgtttGGGATGTGGAACTGCTCAGGTGTGTAtgggaggctgcaggcaggctcGGCTGTGAATACGGCGCGTTTCGAGGTTATAGCCTTGAATATATCATTGAAAGCTTCTCACAGGCTGAGGGCTGAGCCCCTTCCCACTGCTGTGACCCCCCAAAAAGAGGCGAACGGCAGCGAGCTGCTGGTGCGGACAGCCTGGTAAGGGCTGAGCTAGCGTAGCCCTGTGTTTGCTGCTCAAAGCTGAAGCTGTGTTGAAAAAGACAGAAGGCAACATCTGCCCTGAGAATCCTGAGCTGAGAGGTGGTGATAGGAACAGGAGGAACCATCCCAGCGCAGCCACCCTGCGCTCTAGGGCTGAGCTGGGTCCCCACCGGCACACGGTACGGATCCAGACATAGAGACAGTGGTGAAAATCATCTCCTCCGGCTGGTGGGGGTcctgcagggcagccctggGAAGCTGGCGAGCGGTGGCACGTGGGCTGCATATGTCCCTCTGGATTAGGGCAAACCCGAGAGCTGCTTATGCTAATGGAGCTAATCGCCATAATCTCATCGCGCAAATGCCTCCTCTTCGCTGGCAGGGACCGGGGTTATACGTGGATGCGCTGGGAGGAGGCACCGGGAGGAGGCACATCTGGGGCTCGAGGGGCTCCTGCCAGGTTGGGTTCAGCTCATGTGAAGacccctctcctccatcccgTAGGCGAGCTGTCGTCCAGGGGTATCGGGATGCTTGGTTTAAGAGCAAATCCCTTTGCCCCAGCCCAGCGCCTCTAAACTCCTGCGTGCTGGCGTTCCTCTGTCCTTGTGCCCATCCTGTGCCCTCTTCCAGTTTAAGCCGCATCTTTCGCTCTTGCTGCTGGTCCCTCCGGGGCTCTGCCTGATCCTGCAGCCCTGGGCCTCACCCACCCAGGCTGGGGCATGGCTGGGGAGGCTGTTGCTCCATCTCGGGGTCTGCTGTACCTTATCTCCTTGCCTCAGGCCTCCGGCAATCTTTTTTGCGCCATAAATACAGGGAACTGGGCCCCTGTGAAGGACCTGACCCACTCCAACCCATCTCCTGCTGCCTAAGAAGAGAATCTGAATTCATCCAAGTTATTTTGCACTCAAAGTGCAGCCTCTGGGCTCTGTATCTGTTAAGTCGCGCCGAGTGATGGGGAGGCACGAGGCTCAATCTGCCTTCCCGCCTATCATCGAGGCAGCGGGTGGCAAAGCAGACGGCTCTGTCCTACAGAATGTGATGTTTtcttggggacccccagggaCCGCGGCGGCCGTGTATGGGGCCAGGAGCCGCAGAGGATCGGGTGCCTCTCTGATGGGAACCCTGGTGCACAAGGGATCCCTTTTTGCTCAAAAGGTCGAGGCGCTCAGTCCGATCGTTGAGC
This genomic interval carries:
- the DYRK3 gene encoding dual specificity tyrosine-phosphorylation-regulated kinase 3 isoform X2 produces the protein MLLGRQAEAALGAARFGDGLYDSYMRIDQLRYQESTNEERSPSGLPSLGRSNVSSNKLAMKDHPSTGSQVKVEQLFEDSGNRRSSTLQSAGITSSERSLPSLTRDKSIETLSTSKGGGSSSKVHKAISQAPEQAVKQYKHHLSAYEQQEIFNFSEIYFVGPGAKKRQGVIGGPNNGGYDDDQGSYIHVPHDHLAYRYEVLKIIGKGSFGQVAKVYDHKLHQHLALKMVRNEKRFHRQAAEEIRILEHLKKQDKTGSMNVIHMLESFTFRNHICMTFELLSMNLYELIKRNKFQGFSIQLVRKFAHSILQCLDALYRNKIIHCDLKPENILLKQQGRSGIKVIDFGSSCFEHQRVYTYIQSRFYRAPEVILGSRYGMPIDMWSFGCILVELLTGYPLFPGEDEGDQLACMMELLGMPPQKLLDQSKRAKNFINSKGHPRYCTVTTHADGRVTLNGSRSRRGKIRGAPGNKDWVTALKGCDDHLFIEFLRECLSWDPSTRMTPSQALRHPWICKRTPKPPSTDKASNKRISSYTTSFTGIGSKLPPVVGVTSRLRANLTSDSNGSIPLCTVLPKLVS
- the DYRK3 gene encoding dual specificity tyrosine-phosphorylation-regulated kinase 3 isoform X1, which encodes MAAAAPPARHHAAGPAGGGGPGRGFGDGLYDSYMRIDQLRYQESTNEERSPSGLPSLGRSNVSSNKLAMKDHPSTGSQVKVEQLFEDSGNRRSSTLQSAGITSSERSLPSLTRDKSIETLSTSKGGGSSSKVHKAISQAPEQAVKQYKHHLSAYEQQEIFNFSEIYFVGPGAKKRQGVIGGPNNGGYDDDQGSYIHVPHDHLAYRYEVLKIIGKGSFGQVAKVYDHKLHQHLALKMVRNEKRFHRQAAEEIRILEHLKKQDKTGSMNVIHMLESFTFRNHICMTFELLSMNLYELIKRNKFQGFSIQLVRKFAHSILQCLDALYRNKIIHCDLKPENILLKQQGRSGIKVIDFGSSCFEHQRVYTYIQSRFYRAPEVILGSRYGMPIDMWSFGCILVELLTGYPLFPGEDEGDQLACMMELLGMPPQKLLDQSKRAKNFINSKGHPRYCTVTTHADGRVTLNGSRSRRGKIRGAPGNKDWVTALKGCDDHLFIEFLRECLSWDPSTRMTPSQALRHPWICKRTPKPPSTDKASNKRISSYTTSFTGIGSKLPPVVGVTSRLRANLTSDSNGSIPLCTVLPKLVS
- the DYRK3 gene encoding dual specificity tyrosine-phosphorylation-regulated kinase 3 isoform X3, yielding MKDHPSTGSQVKVEQLFEDSGNRRSSTLQSAGITSSERSLPSLTRDKSIETLSTSKGGGSSSKVHKAISQAPEQAVKQYKHHLSAYEQQEIFNFSEIYFVGPGAKKRQGVIGGPNNGGYDDDQGSYIHVPHDHLAYRYEVLKIIGKGSFGQVAKVYDHKLHQHLALKMVRNEKRFHRQAAEEIRILEHLKKQDKTGSMNVIHMLESFTFRNHICMTFELLSMNLYELIKRNKFQGFSIQLVRKFAHSILQCLDALYRNKIIHCDLKPENILLKQQGRSGIKVIDFGSSCFEHQRVYTYIQSRFYRAPEVILGSRYGMPIDMWSFGCILVELLTGYPLFPGEDEGDQLACMMELLGMPPQKLLDQSKRAKNFINSKGHPRYCTVTTHADGRVTLNGSRSRRGKIRGAPGNKDWVTALKGCDDHLFIEFLRECLSWDPSTRMTPSQALRHPWICKRTPKPPSTDKASNKRISSYTTSFTGIGSKLPPVVGVTSRLRANLTSDSNGSIPLCTVLPKLVS